Proteins encoded within one genomic window of Lates calcarifer isolate ASB-BC8 unplaced genomic scaffold, TLL_Latcal_v3 _unitig_1738_quiver_2660, whole genome shotgun sequence:
- the LOC108890340 gene encoding zinc finger CCHC domain-containing protein 18-like: MSNLQKSWKIFESLLSPAADIVKRLSPEATPEIYLQLPDAAFGTVEDGEELFAQFMNALQDPGEKASTYLCRLQAALNLAVRRGGAAAREADRHILKQFCRGCWDNTLLSDLNLEEKKSWPPAFSELLLLIRTEEDRQAAKATRMKKHIGSHRQRAMASSQSACACSQHAVFQPESDPLTKLKQQVASLQSQLATLMSKKAKKSPKPKVSSEHHPSRPAASKLDPRAPSWKPTNSKTSTHPRPCYCFKCGEDGHISSACSNSPNPTLVNEKRDQLREKQRLWEAKGHAPEHKDF, encoded by the coding sequence GATATTGTCAAAAGACTGAGCCCTGAAGCTACTCCTGAAATCTACCTTCAGCTGCCGGATGCAGCCTTTGGAACCGTCGAGGACGGCGAAGAGCTTTTCGCCCAGTTTATGAATGCTCTTCAGGATCCTGGTGAAAAGGCCTCTACTTACCTCTGTCGTCTTCAAGCTGCCCTGAATCTTGCTgttagaagaggaggagctgctgctagAGAAGCAGACAGGCACATTCTCAAGCAGTTTTGCCGCGGATGTTGGGACAACACTTTACTCTCTGACCTCAacctggaagaaaagaaaagttggcCCCCAGCATTTTCAGAGCTCCTGTTGTTAATCCGCACTGAAGAGGATAGACAAGCAGCTAAAGCCACACGTATGAAGAAGCACATTGGCTCACACCGGCAGCGGGCTATGGCAAGTTCTCAGAGTGCATGCGCCTGCAGTCAACATGCAGTGTTCCAGCCTGAGTCTGACCCATTGACAAAGCTTAAACAGCAGGTGGCGTCACTGCAGAGCCAACTCGCCACGCTGATGTCTAAGAAGGCCAAAAAGTCCCCGAAACCCAAGGTGAGCTCTGAACATCACCCAAGCAGACCGGCAGCATCTAAACTTGATCCTAGAGCACCAAGCTGGAAACCTACCAACTCAAAGACAAGCACCCACCCGAGACCTTGCTATTGTTTCAAGTGCGGCGAGGATGGTCACATCTCCTCAGCTTGCAGTAACAGTCCAAACCCCACTCTCGTCAATGAAAAGAGAGATCAGTTGAGAGAAAAGCAGCGCCTCTGGGAGGCTAAGGGACACGCACCTGAACATAAGGATTTTTAG